From Psychroflexus torquis ATCC 700755, the proteins below share one genomic window:
- the xerD gene encoding site-specific tyrosine recombinase XerD, with protein MKWQEAIQDFTYYLKIERGLADNTVQNYRLDILKLANYISEYNATLTPELVDEETLQSFIYSISKVINERSQARLISGLKSFFDYLIFEDYRKTNPLELIESPRLGRRLPDTLSTDEIDQLVEAIDLSHLQGHRNKAIIETLYGCGLRVSELVELKISDLFFEKGFIKVIGKGNKERLVPINTYTQKFISIYKEEFRIHLNQQSEFKDILFLNRRGAQLTRAMIFTIVKQLAKKINLQKNISPHTFRHSFATHLLENGANLRVIQQMLGHESITTTEIYMHLDKTHLKSVLENYHPRA; from the coding sequence ATGAAATGGCAAGAAGCAATTCAAGATTTTACATATTACCTTAAAATAGAAAGAGGACTAGCCGATAATACTGTTCAAAATTATCGGCTAGATATCTTAAAACTAGCCAACTATATTTCAGAATATAATGCGACTCTTACCCCAGAGCTCGTTGATGAAGAGACCCTTCAAAGTTTCATTTACTCTATTTCAAAAGTTATCAATGAACGATCTCAGGCCCGATTAATTTCAGGTTTAAAAAGTTTTTTTGATTATCTCATTTTCGAAGATTATAGAAAAACCAACCCTTTGGAGCTTATTGAATCCCCTCGATTAGGAAGGAGGTTGCCAGATACGCTGTCTACGGATGAAATAGATCAACTTGTTGAAGCTATAGACCTTTCACATCTGCAAGGTCACCGCAATAAAGCTATTATAGAAACATTGTACGGTTGTGGCCTGCGTGTCAGTGAACTCGTAGAACTTAAAATTTCAGATCTTTTTTTTGAGAAAGGTTTTATAAAAGTAATTGGAAAAGGAAATAAAGAAAGACTAGTTCCCATCAATACGTACACACAGAAATTCATCAGTATTTATAAAGAGGAGTTTAGAATACATCTGAATCAGCAATCAGAGTTTAAAGATATTTTATTTCTGAATAGGCGAGGGGCTCAGTTAACTCGTGCTATGATTTTTACGATTGTAAAACAATTGGCTAAAAAAATAAATCTTCAAAAAAACATTAGCCCTCATACTTTTAGGCATTCTTTTGCAACTCATCTGTTGGAGAATGGAGCCAACTTAAGAGTTATTCAACAAATGCTAGGTCACGAAAGCATCACAACAACAGAAATTTACATGCATTTGGATAAAACTCACCTTAAGTCAGTTTTAGAAAATTACCATCCAAGAGCTTAA
- the bcp gene encoding thioredoxin-dependent thiol peroxidase: MTTLKAGDKAPNFEAKDQDGNIHSLKDYEGKKLVVFFYPKASTPGCTAEACNLRDNWKALQAQGYYILGVSADSQKRQQNFKNKYELPFPLLADEDKSVIEAFGVWGPKKFMGKEYDGIHRTSFIIDENGVLDEVITKVKTKTHAEQIL; encoded by the coding sequence ATGACAACATTAAAAGCAGGAGATAAAGCTCCAAATTTTGAAGCTAAAGATCAGGATGGAAACATACATAGCTTAAAAGATTATGAAGGAAAAAAACTTGTTGTTTTTTTCTATCCCAAGGCGAGTACTCCTGGTTGTACTGCAGAAGCTTGTAACTTGAGAGACAACTGGAAAGCTTTACAAGCTCAAGGTTATTATATATTAGGGGTGAGTGCAGATTCACAGAAGCGCCAACAAAATTTTAAAAATAAATATGAGCTCCCATTTCCACTTCTCGCAGATGAAGACAAATCGGTTATTGAAGCCTTTGGAGTTTGGGGACCCAAAAAATTTATGGGCAAAGAATATGACGGTATTCATAGAACCAGTTTTATTATAGATGAAAATGGAGTTTTAGATGAGGTGATTACAAAGGTGAAAACCAAAACTCACGCTGAACAAATTCTGTAA
- a CDS encoding endonuclease III domain-containing protein translates to MKKSEKVDFVINTLEEIYPEIPIPLDHKDPYTLLIAVLLSAQSTDVKVNQITPLLFERADNPWDMIKMSADQIREIIKPVGLSPMKSKGIYGLSQIIIEKYNGKVPQSFEGLEELPAVGHKTASVVLAQAFGVSTFPVDTHIHRLMYRWGLTTGKNVQKTEKDAKRLFPQEVWNDLHLQIIWYGRQYSPARAWDLEKDIITKTIGRKSVIDDYNKKKASKFK, encoded by the coding sequence ATGAAAAAATCTGAAAAAGTAGATTTTGTTATAAATACGTTAGAGGAAATTTACCCAGAAATTCCAATACCTCTAGACCATAAAGATCCTTATACTTTATTGATTGCTGTGTTGCTTTCTGCACAAAGCACAGATGTAAAGGTAAACCAAATTACTCCACTTCTTTTTGAAAGGGCCGATAATCCTTGGGACATGATAAAAATGAGTGCTGATCAAATACGAGAAATAATTAAGCCCGTTGGATTATCGCCTATGAAATCTAAAGGTATTTATGGTCTTTCTCAAATTATAATCGAAAAATACAATGGGAAAGTACCTCAAAGTTTCGAGGGTTTGGAAGAATTACCAGCTGTTGGTCATAAAACTGCTAGTGTAGTTTTAGCACAAGCTTTTGGTGTTTCCACTTTTCCTGTGGATACTCACATCCACAGATTGATGTACCGCTGGGGGCTTACTACTGGTAAAAATGTTCAAAAAACAGAAAAAGATGCTAAGCGATTGTTCCCTCAAGAGGTGTGGAACGATCTACATCTACAGATTATTTGGTATGGACGACAATATTCTCCTGCCAGAGCATGGGACTTGGAAAAAGATATCATCACAAAAACCATTGGACGAAAGTCTGTAATCGATGACTACAACAAAAAAAAGGCTTCTAAATTTAAATAA
- a CDS encoding RNA polymerase sigma factor: MNRTPISSEAILVKQYIDGDEKSLSTLINRHQQKIFSFIFSKVYDKDLAEDIFQDTFIKVIRTLKRGKYNEEGKFLPWVMRIAHNLVIDHFRKSNRMPKFEGKGDFEILDFMTDGDLNAERQIIKTQIETDLHELIKELPQDQLEVLEMRIFKEMSFKEIAFKTDVSINTALGRMRYALINLRKIIEKHQVVLTN; the protein is encoded by the coding sequence ATGAATAGAACTCCAATTTCTTCGGAAGCTATATTAGTAAAGCAATACATAGACGGTGATGAAAAATCTCTTTCTACTTTAATCAATAGGCATCAACAAAAAATTTTTAGTTTCATTTTTTCTAAAGTTTATGATAAAGATTTAGCTGAAGATATTTTCCAAGATACCTTCATTAAAGTAATTAGAACTTTAAAGCGCGGCAAGTATAATGAAGAAGGTAAATTCCTTCCTTGGGTAATGAGAATTGCTCATAATTTGGTCATAGATCATTTCAGAAAAAGTAACAGGATGCCAAAGTTTGAAGGGAAAGGAGATTTTGAAATTTTAGATTTCATGACCGATGGTGATCTTAACGCTGAGCGGCAAATTATAAAAACTCAGATTGAAACTGATTTGCATGAATTAATTAAAGAACTTCCACAAGATCAGCTAGAAGTTTTGGAAATGCGAATTTTTAAAGAGATGAGTTTTAAGGAAATTGCCTTTAAAACAGATGTTAGTATCAATACAGCATTAGGCCGTATGCGTTATGCCCTTATCAATTTGAGAAAAATTATAGAAAAGCACCAAGTCGTCTTGACCAATTAG
- the uvrA gene encoding excinuclease ABC subunit UvrA — translation MKQINLDKFDPKEYIIIKGAKLHNLKNIDVVIPRNKLVVITGLSGSGKSTLAFDTLYAEGQRRYVESLSAYARQFLGRLDKPKVDYIKGISPAIAIEQKVNSTNPRSTVGTSTEIYDYLKLLYARVGKTLSPISGNEVKKHRVTDVIDFVKSLEEKQKLLLLAPVSLEKNRTIEEKIKILQQQGFSRIKVDHKILKISDALEQKISEKSELSIVVDRIVVKHDEDFYNRLADSIQNAFYEGKGELNIEDVASSQLTNFNNKFELDGMQFTESSVHLFSFNNPVGACPKCEGYGDIVDIDEALVIPNTGLSVYEGCIAPWNGETLGWYKKELIKNAHKFDFPVHTPYFELTDEQKNIIWNGNQYITGVNEFFVVVKSKAYKIQNRVLLSRYRGRTKCPECKGRRLKKETTYVKINDVNITDLVDLPIDKVSEFFENLKLNEHDTIVAKRLLREINNRLKFLIDVGLTYLSLNRKSNTLSGGESQRINLATSLGSSLVGSMYILDEPSIGLHSKDNKRLIEVLKNLRDLGNTVIVVEHDEDIMKAADYIIDIGPEAGTHGGDLVGKGSYKEILKGSSLTSSYLNGKKEIEIPKKRRKTKAFVELKGARENNLKNINVKVPLDCFVAITGVSGSGKSTLVKRILYPAMIKHNGGYGTKAGQFDGIDGNFKHIKHIEYVDQNPIGRSSRSNPVTYIKAYDDIRNLFAKQKLSKIRDFRPKHFSFNVEGGRCDTCEGEGEVTIEMQFMADVHLECEACYGKRFKQQVLDVKFEGKNIDDILSMTIDDAMEFFSSHNETKISNKLEALQEVGLGYVALGQSSSTLSGGEAQRIKLASFLTKGKNADKTLFIFDEPTTGLHFHDISKLLKSFEALIENGHSVVVIEHNIDLIKCADHVIDLGPEGGINGGKLLAEGTPEQVAQVKSSFTGQYLKMKV, via the coding sequence ATGAAACAAATAAATTTAGATAAATTCGATCCCAAAGAGTATATTATTATTAAAGGAGCGAAACTTCACAATCTTAAAAATATTGATGTTGTTATACCCAGAAATAAGCTAGTCGTTATTACAGGACTATCTGGCTCTGGAAAATCTACATTAGCATTCGACACTCTATATGCAGAAGGTCAAAGACGCTATGTAGAAAGCCTTTCAGCTTATGCTAGGCAATTTCTTGGCAGATTAGATAAGCCTAAAGTAGATTATATTAAAGGTATTTCACCCGCAATAGCTATTGAACAAAAGGTGAATTCCACAAATCCCAGATCTACAGTAGGAACCTCTACTGAAATCTATGACTACCTAAAGTTACTATATGCCAGAGTAGGAAAAACGCTCTCTCCCATTTCTGGCAATGAAGTTAAAAAACATAGAGTCACCGATGTGATTGACTTTGTAAAGTCACTCGAAGAAAAACAAAAATTACTACTTCTTGCTCCTGTAAGTTTAGAAAAGAATAGAACTATAGAGGAAAAAATAAAAATACTTCAGCAACAAGGCTTTAGCCGAATTAAGGTTGATCATAAGATCTTAAAAATAAGTGATGCTTTAGAGCAAAAAATATCTGAAAAGAGCGAACTTTCTATAGTTGTAGATCGAATTGTTGTCAAGCATGACGAAGATTTTTATAACCGATTAGCAGATTCAATTCAAAATGCTTTTTACGAAGGCAAGGGAGAATTGAATATCGAAGATGTAGCTTCTAGCCAACTCACCAATTTCAATAATAAATTTGAGCTCGATGGCATGCAATTCACAGAATCCAGTGTGCACCTTTTTAGCTTCAATAATCCTGTTGGGGCTTGTCCCAAATGCGAAGGTTATGGCGATATTGTAGATATTGATGAAGCTTTAGTTATTCCAAATACTGGCTTAAGTGTATACGAAGGATGTATTGCTCCATGGAATGGAGAGACTTTAGGTTGGTATAAAAAAGAGTTGATAAAAAATGCTCATAAATTCGATTTTCCAGTTCACACGCCTTATTTTGAATTGACAGACGAACAAAAAAATATAATCTGGAATGGAAATCAGTACATAACTGGTGTCAATGAGTTTTTTGTAGTGGTAAAATCCAAAGCCTATAAAATTCAAAATAGGGTTTTATTATCCAGATACCGAGGACGAACCAAATGTCCAGAATGTAAAGGAAGACGACTTAAAAAAGAAACCACCTACGTCAAAATTAACGACGTTAATATCACAGACCTAGTCGATTTACCTATTGATAAAGTCAGTGAGTTTTTTGAAAATCTAAAGCTTAACGAGCACGATACAATTGTTGCCAAGCGCTTATTGAGAGAAATCAATAATAGGCTTAAATTTTTAATAGATGTAGGTTTAACCTACTTATCGCTTAACCGAAAGTCCAACACCCTTTCTGGTGGAGAATCCCAACGTATTAATTTGGCTACCTCTTTAGGAAGTAGTCTGGTAGGTTCCATGTATATTCTTGACGAACCTTCCATTGGTCTACATTCTAAAGACAATAAACGCTTAATTGAAGTTTTAAAAAACTTAAGAGATCTGGGCAATACAGTTATTGTGGTAGAGCATGATGAAGATATAATGAAAGCTGCAGATTATATCATAGACATTGGCCCAGAAGCTGGAACTCATGGAGGGGATCTCGTCGGCAAGGGAAGTTATAAAGAGATTCTAAAAGGATCCTCACTGACGTCTTCGTACCTCAATGGAAAAAAAGAAATCGAAATCCCTAAAAAAAGGCGTAAGACGAAAGCTTTTGTAGAACTAAAAGGAGCCAGAGAAAACAACTTAAAAAACATCAATGTTAAAGTTCCTTTAGATTGTTTTGTAGCTATCACAGGAGTTTCTGGAAGTGGTAAAAGTACACTTGTTAAAAGAATTCTATACCCTGCTATGATTAAGCATAATGGAGGCTACGGAACCAAAGCTGGACAGTTTGATGGTATTGACGGAAACTTCAAGCACATCAAACATATAGAATATGTAGACCAAAATCCGATAGGGAGATCCTCTAGATCTAACCCTGTGACCTATATCAAAGCTTATGATGATATTCGGAATTTATTTGCCAAGCAAAAGCTTTCTAAAATCAGGGATTTCAGACCAAAACATTTCAGTTTTAATGTAGAAGGAGGTCGTTGCGACACTTGTGAAGGTGAAGGTGAAGTGACTATCGAAATGCAATTTATGGCAGATGTTCACTTAGAATGTGAAGCTTGTTACGGAAAGCGCTTTAAACAGCAAGTTCTAGATGTGAAGTTTGAAGGTAAAAATATAGATGACATCTTATCCATGACGATTGATGATGCTATGGAATTTTTCTCGTCTCATAATGAAACGAAAATTTCCAATAAGCTGGAAGCTCTACAAGAAGTAGGTTTGGGGTATGTCGCTTTAGGACAAAGTTCGTCTACTTTATCTGGTGGTGAAGCTCAGCGTATCAAATTAGCTTCATTTCTTACCAAAGGTAAAAATGCAGATAAGACCCTTTTCATTTTTGATGAGCCCACTACAGGACTTCATTTTCATGATATCAGTAAATTGCTGAAATCTTTTGAAGCACTTATAGAAAATGGCCATAGTGTAGTGGTTATTGAACATAACATCGACTTAATAAAATGTGCAGACCATGTGATCGATCTTGGTCCTGAAGGAGGAATAAACGGGGGTAAATTACTTGCCGAAGGAACTCCGGAACAAGTCGCCCAAGTAAAGTCCTCATTTACTGGTCAATATTTAAAGATGAAAGTGTAA
- a CDS encoding lipopolysaccharide biosynthesis protein: protein MGIVAKQSFRNLISTYLGFGIGAINVLIFYPMFLTVEYYGLVAFLLSAGNLFWPFMALGVHNTIVKYFSRYSLKEDVDKLFNFALLLPLGLGVLLAFVGVLVYDSLLNYFEGENDLVQPYVWGIFVIAMTTAYFEIFFAWAKVYYKSVFGTLMRELFHRIAISILLIFLYFEFIDVSLFIYLLILVFFLRTLVMMVYALRLYTPRFSFELPRELKDIISYSLLIFIAGTVAVALFDLDKVMIEYFMPIEHVSIYGIAIYIATVIAVPSKAMHQITNPITAKYLNSQDFLLLKDLYVRSSNTLFLISGLIFTLIVTNVHQLYQIIPEPYRIGVSIVFLISLVKLSDNILGNNNSIIFNSKYYKTILIVGLVVVGIAFLLNMWLIPTFGIYGAAYATFISFMVYNIFKLIFVKITFGIHPFNKKSLYISIIISLLSLSFYFWDFAVVHALVNIILKSIMITSLYLIASLKGELSKDLSKFYHLIFKKKTP, encoded by the coding sequence ATGGGAATAGTCGCCAAACAATCCTTCAGAAACTTGATTTCAACCTATTTGGGTTTTGGGATTGGAGCGATTAATGTTTTGATATTCTACCCGATGTTTTTAACCGTAGAATATTACGGTTTAGTTGCTTTTTTACTATCGGCTGGAAATTTATTCTGGCCATTTATGGCTCTTGGTGTTCACAACACAATCGTTAAATACTTTAGCAGATATAGCTTAAAAGAAGACGTTGATAAGCTTTTTAACTTTGCTCTTTTACTGCCTTTGGGATTAGGAGTTTTGTTGGCTTTTGTAGGAGTCTTAGTTTACGATAGCTTGTTGAATTATTTTGAAGGTGAAAATGATTTAGTCCAACCTTATGTGTGGGGTATTTTTGTGATTGCTATGACCACTGCTTATTTTGAAATTTTTTTTGCTTGGGCAAAAGTCTACTACAAAAGTGTCTTTGGAACTTTGATGCGAGAATTGTTTCATAGGATAGCTATTTCTATTTTACTGATCTTTCTTTATTTTGAATTTATTGACGTTTCATTATTTATTTATCTACTCATACTTGTTTTCTTCTTGAGAACATTGGTGATGATGGTCTATGCGCTTAGATTGTATACTCCCCGCTTTAGCTTTGAACTCCCTAGAGAACTGAAGGATATAATTAGCTATTCCCTGCTTATTTTTATTGCAGGAACAGTAGCTGTTGCGCTTTTCGATCTGGATAAAGTTATGATTGAATACTTTATGCCTATAGAACATGTTTCTATTTATGGAATTGCTATCTATATCGCTACTGTAATAGCAGTACCCTCTAAAGCAATGCATCAAATTACAAATCCAATTACTGCTAAATATTTAAATTCTCAAGATTTTCTTCTTTTGAAAGATCTTTATGTAAGAAGTTCTAATACCCTTTTCTTAATTAGTGGATTAATTTTTACACTTATCGTCACCAATGTGCATCAGCTTTATCAAATCATTCCAGAGCCCTACAGGATCGGAGTGAGTATTGTTTTTTTGATCAGTCTTGTAAAGCTGTCAGACAATATTTTAGGGAATAACAACAGCATTATTTTTAATTCAAAATATTATAAAACTATCCTGATAGTTGGCCTTGTCGTTGTTGGAATAGCTTTTCTTTTAAATATGTGGTTAATCCCAACATTTGGAATTTACGGAGCAGCTTATGCAACCTTTATTTCTTTTATGGTGTATAATATTTTCAAATTAATTTTTGTAAAAATCACTTTTGGAATTCATCCTTTTAATAAGAAGAGTCTTTATATCTCAATAATCATATCACTTTTGAGCCTTAGCTTCTATTTCTGGGATTTTGCAGTAGTTCACGCTTTAGTCAATATTATCCTTAAATCTATTATGATTACTAGCTTATATCTTATTGCAAGTTTAAAGGGAGAGCTATCTAAAGACTTGTCCAAATTTTATCATTTGATCTTTAAAAAGAAAACTCCTTAG
- a CDS encoding glycosyl transferase family 1, protein MKKVLIVTYYWPPAGGPGVQRWLKFSKYLPEFGIQPIIYKPKNPSYPILDFSLEVSSEVVVLEKPIFEPYAMANLLSKDDTKTISSGIIKSKARQSWSEQLMLYIRGNFFIPDARKFWVKPSVDYLKEFLSNSQIDTIITTGPPHSMHLIGKALKQANPHLQWIADFRDPWTTIGYHSALKLTVSSQAKHKALEKEVLDLADQIIVTSSQTKGEFETKTKTPVDVITNGFEDTSMYVELSENFTISHIGSLLNDRNPKVLWEVFAELIEEDLVFKDFFELKLIGKVSDSVLESAYQSGLKKFVSIIGYLDHKDAVESQRSSQMLLLIEINKPENKSIVPGKIFEYLASRRPILAIGPKGWDVNQIISETHSGKCFNYDEKTSLKSYVKEAFKAFLNGKLKSNTKNIDQYHRKNLTQKLVKLIK, encoded by the coding sequence ATGAAAAAAGTATTGATTGTGACCTATTATTGGCCGCCAGCAGGAGGTCCAGGAGTACAGCGTTGGCTTAAATTCTCCAAGTATTTGCCAGAATTTGGTATTCAGCCTATTATTTATAAACCCAAAAATCCAAGTTATCCTATTCTTGATTTTTCTTTGGAAGTGAGTTCAGAAGTTGTGGTTCTTGAAAAACCTATTTTTGAACCCTATGCAATGGCCAACCTTTTATCGAAAGATGACACTAAAACAATTAGTAGCGGTATTATTAAATCAAAAGCTAGACAATCCTGGTCTGAGCAGTTAATGCTTTACATCAGAGGTAATTTTTTTATCCCCGATGCAAGAAAGTTTTGGGTGAAGCCCTCTGTTGACTATTTGAAAGAGTTTCTTTCAAATAGTCAGATAGACACCATAATTACAACGGGTCCTCCACATAGTATGCACCTTATAGGGAAAGCTTTAAAACAGGCCAATCCTCATCTTCAATGGATCGCAGACTTTAGAGATCCTTGGACAACCATAGGTTACCATTCCGCCTTGAAACTTACCGTCTCTTCTCAAGCTAAACATAAAGCATTAGAAAAGGAAGTATTAGACTTAGCAGATCAAATTATAGTGACTAGTTCTCAAACTAAAGGCGAGTTTGAAACCAAAACTAAAACTCCTGTAGACGTGATCACAAACGGCTTTGAAGATACATCGATGTATGTTGAGCTTAGCGAAAACTTTACAATCTCTCATATAGGCTCACTGCTTAATGATAGAAATCCAAAAGTTTTGTGGGAGGTTTTTGCAGAATTGATAGAAGAGGATCTAGTCTTTAAAGACTTCTTTGAACTAAAATTAATTGGTAAAGTCAGTGATAGTGTTTTAGAATCGGCCTATCAATCTGGTTTAAAAAAGTTTGTGAGTATCATTGGTTATTTGGACCATAAAGATGCTGTTGAGAGCCAAAGAAGTTCTCAAATGCTCTTGCTCATTGAAATTAACAAACCAGAAAATAAGAGTATTGTCCCAGGCAAAATTTTCGAGTATTTAGCCTCCAGACGCCCTATTTTAGCCATTGGTCCTAAGGGTTGGGATGTCAACCAAATTATTTCTGAAACCCATTCAGGCAAATGTTTTAACTACGATGAAAAAACAAGCCTAAAAAGCTATGTCAAAGAGGCTTTTAAGGCTTTTTTAAATGGTAAATTGAAATCTAATACTAAAAACATCGATCAATATCACCGCAAGAATTTAACTCAAAAGCTGGTAAAACTTATCAAATGA
- a CDS encoding YfhO family protein, whose translation MKSLFKNSWKHLLVIVLFIVAALAFFYPVLKGKTIYQSDIVQYTGMAKAQNDFRASQGEEPYWTNSAFGGMPTYQLGANYPYNFIKEIDRQLRFLPRPADYLFLYFIGMYILLLCFKVNYKLAFLGALAFGFSTYLIIILGVGHNSKAHAIAYFPIVISGVVLVFRQKLFWGNLLFCVGLAFELMTNHFQMTYYLMLLCFVMVIVYAVNAYKNKQLKSYFKAAVSFIPAIILAVLLNMTNLLATQEYADFSTRGETGLTIEPNGTEKVKSGLDYDYITEYSYGVMETFNLFIPRFMGGSSSESLGKDSEVYNEIIQLGASPVQALEFSKNLPTYWGDQTFIGAPAYIGASILFLFVLALFLIKGKTKWWIVAGSILALLLSWGDNFSLLTKFFVDVVPFYDKFRAVSSIQVIIEFCVPVLGILGLSKFLSSTVSYESKWNALKNTTLILGVLSLLFLLLKSMLFDFSGNTDSMFLEQYGAKFVRALKEDRKAMFTSDTIRSLVFVLLLASVFYLYLKKNLKQTMLLGLIGIFILVDLIGVNSRYVNEDDFVAASVMARPFQPTQADRDILTDDSHYRVYDLTSNPLNSARASYFHKSIGGYHAAKPGRTQELFDFYIYEGKQSILNMLNVKYFIFDDEGQPKAQPNPDHLGNAWFVDQLIPVENANQAILALDTINPRTTAIVESNQFSKSAKTYDVQSSDKIQLESYSENELTYSYDSQGERLALFSEIYYPQGWKISVDGEEVPHFRANYVLRALELPAGKHQITFSFQPDVIKFGGRVSLVSFIILVLVAVGGIIYRVKYKQI comes from the coding sequence ATGAAGTCTTTGTTTAAGAACTCTTGGAAGCACCTTTTGGTGATTGTCCTATTTATAGTAGCTGCTTTAGCTTTTTTCTATCCTGTTCTCAAGGGAAAAACAATATACCAGAGTGATATTGTGCAGTATACAGGAATGGCAAAGGCTCAAAACGATTTTAGAGCAAGTCAGGGAGAAGAGCCATACTGGACTAATTCTGCTTTTGGAGGAATGCCTACCTACCAATTAGGTGCAAACTATCCCTATAATTTTATAAAAGAAATCGATCGTCAACTTAGGTTTTTACCAAGACCTGCAGATTATTTGTTCCTGTATTTTATAGGTATGTATATTTTGTTGTTGTGTTTCAAGGTGAATTATAAATTGGCCTTTTTAGGAGCACTTGCTTTTGGATTTTCCACATACCTTATTATTATTCTAGGAGTTGGTCATAATTCTAAAGCTCATGCTATTGCATATTTTCCCATAGTTATAAGTGGTGTGGTTCTCGTTTTTAGACAAAAGTTATTTTGGGGAAACCTCCTTTTCTGTGTAGGGTTGGCTTTTGAATTGATGACCAATCACTTCCAGATGACCTATTATCTTATGTTGCTGTGTTTTGTTATGGTTATTGTGTATGCTGTAAACGCCTATAAAAACAAACAATTGAAATCTTATTTCAAGGCTGCCGTAAGTTTTATCCCAGCTATCATATTGGCTGTTTTGCTTAATATGACCAATTTATTGGCGACACAAGAGTACGCCGATTTTAGTACGCGAGGTGAAACAGGTCTAACGATTGAACCCAACGGAACTGAAAAAGTGAAATCTGGTTTAGATTACGACTACATCACCGAATATAGTTATGGTGTTATGGAAACCTTTAACTTGTTTATCCCTAGATTCATGGGAGGATCTAGTAGTGAGTCTTTAGGCAAAGACTCTGAAGTTTATAATGAAATAATACAACTAGGAGCGTCTCCAGTTCAGGCTTTAGAGTTTAGTAAGAATTTGCCAACTTATTGGGGAGACCAAACCTTTATTGGGGCACCAGCCTATATTGGAGCATCCATACTATTTCTATTTGTTCTAGCCCTCTTTCTTATAAAGGGTAAAACTAAATGGTGGATTGTGGCAGGGTCTATTCTTGCTTTGCTCTTATCTTGGGGAGATAACTTTTCTCTATTGACAAAGTTCTTTGTAGACGTTGTTCCTTTTTATGACAAATTTAGAGCGGTATCTTCTATACAAGTTATCATAGAGTTTTGCGTACCTGTATTAGGAATTTTAGGACTCTCCAAATTCTTAAGTTCTACAGTGTCTTATGAGTCAAAATGGAATGCACTAAAGAATACCACGCTTATTCTTGGAGTATTAAGTTTACTGTTTTTATTACTTAAGTCAATGCTTTTTGATTTCAGCGGTAACACCGATTCTATGTTTTTGGAACAATATGGAGCAAAATTTGTAAGAGCTCTTAAAGAAGATAGAAAGGCAATGTTTACCTCAGACACCATAAGATCTCTGGTGTTTGTTTTGCTATTAGCTTCAGTATTTTATTTATATCTAAAGAAAAACTTAAAACAAACAATGCTCTTAGGTCTTATAGGAATTTTTATACTTGTAGATTTGATTGGAGTGAATTCTAGATATGTGAATGAAGATGATTTTGTAGCAGCTTCTGTGATGGCAAGACCTTTCCAGCCTACTCAAGCAGATCGGGATATTCTTACCGACGATTCTCATTACAGAGTTTATGATTTAACTTCCAATCCCTTAAACTCTGCAAGGGCTTCTTATTTTCATAAGTCTATTGGCGGTTATCATGCAGCAAAGCCTGGACGCACACAAGAGTTGTTTGACTTTTACATTTATGAAGGCAAGCAAAGTATCTTGAATATGTTGAATGTGAAGTACTTTATTTTTGATGATGAAGGTCAGCCAAAGGCTCAACCTAACCCAGACCATTTAGGGAATGCATGGTTTGTTGACCAATTGATTCCTGTGGAAAATGCCAATCAAGCTATCTTGGCTTTAGATACAATCAATCCTCGTACTACAGCAATAGTAGAGTCCAATCAATTTTCTAAGTCGGCTAAAACTTACGATGTACAATCGTCAGATAAGATTCAACTGGAATCCTATTCAGAAAATGAATTGACTTATTCTTATGATAGTCAAGGAGAGCGTCTTGCTTTGTTTTCAGAAATTTATTATCCACAAGGATGGAAGATTTCCGTCGATGGAGAAGAAGTTCCACACTTTAGGGCTAATTATGTCTTAAGAGCTTTGGAATTGCCTGCAGGAAAGCATCAAATCACTTTTAGCTTTCAACCAGATGTCATAAAGTTTGGCGGAAGAGTATCTTTAGTAAGCTTTATAATTTTAGTTTTAGTAGCAGTAGGAGGAATCATTTATAGAGTAAAGTACAAGCAAATTTAG
- a CDS encoding DUF4834 family protein — MEDKFNSAQSQTQDKETETSKTFKSKPKESKVGEYVDYEEID; from the coding sequence ATGGAAGATAAATTCAATTCTGCTCAGTCTCAAACACAAGACAAAGAGACTGAAACTTCCAAAACTTTTAAATCTAAACCCAAAGAAAGCAAAGTAGGAGAGTACGTAGATTATGAAGAAATTGATTAA